The Brachypodium distachyon strain Bd21 chromosome 4, Brachypodium_distachyon_v3.0, whole genome shotgun sequence nucleotide sequence GAAAAGGAGCCCCGGCAGAGACTGAGTTCAGAAATTTTTATCCTTCAATCCTGACTATTAGTTACCATTTTCTATCTTACATCTAACTTTTTTCCCCTCTCAAGCGATAAATTCACCATTTTTCCAGCATTGAGAGATACAGCTTGATCCGAAACAAGATCTTGAGATTGATCTGTGCATAGTTAATAGTTCAGATCTGAGGCTGGCACTATACGTTTGAAATTATTCTTATAGATACTGGGGGTAATACACAGTGCAAGCAACATGTGGGGTAAAATATAAACAAAATGGAGATATAGTGGTCCAAGCTTATCACCTAGCTTTAATATCGAAAACCAAAGATTTAAATCATTTTATATGGATTACTTTTCCATTACTCCACAAGCCTTTATTATCAGAGAGTGTTATCATCAGCTTAAGCAATGTTTCCGTTACAGTTTATAGGATGTGCTTATCTCAtccctagttttttttttggacagcAAAATAcctctttatttctttcttaatTATAATAGGTGTTACATTATCGACCAGAAGAGGTACAATGCAAGGGGTTGGATTATCAAACCAAGAGGAGTTATTATGGGGGAAATACAGGGTAAACACGTGTTGCCATGATGAAACAGTTGGCTCCCATATTGACCCGTTTCCTAAATTATATGATCTCAGAAGcatctttcctttcttcttttgcttccTCAGAAGATATATTTCATATAACGTTTCTACAGCATAGATCGTCAGTGAGtgtcaaaaatatattttcaaagaaaaacGAATGCCAAAAATATGTAGGTAACGTGACTAAACTACCAGAGATGCAATGCTTGGAATTGCATCGGCAGAAAACAACTCAGACCACAACATTTAAAATCTTGCAAGGAAGGCCAGTGGAATTGATAAACACTGTATATCCTATCATTATTCTCTTTTAAATGCAACTCGCAGAAATGCAGAATCGCCCGCGCAGAGCCTTATTTTCTAGTATAAACATGCTAGAATCTCCCACCGGCTTTACCAGCAGTTGAGCATTGGGCCCTTGTTCTGCAGATTTGGCAGATGGCCTGCACCTGTTCCTGCTGCAGTATAATagtgtaaaaaaaagatagcaaTACTTAGTCACATAAACCACGGGTATACAAGAGTTTGAATTATATATGAATTGCAATTAGATAGACTTTTACAACAAAGTCGACCAAGTGACCTTCACACTGATAGACGCCTGATCAAACTTTATGTCTTGACTGACAGATCCATGCTTGATAGCTTTGAAGTTAGCGCAGCGTTCAATCTCCCCACATCCATGACAAACCTTGAACTTCAGCTCCATCAAAGTATCCAACGCAACAGCGACCACAGATCTTCTTAAGCCACATGGCTCGTCAACAACACCATGAAAGAGCTGGATCTCCTTTCCTATCCCACTCACAAAAGAACTGAGACATAAATCGAATCCCTCATTATACACTTCTGATACGACAACTTCTATCATGGCCTCCACCGCTCTACGAATAAGTGCCAATGTTATGTCAACCGAACCACCATCACCATCGATGCGATTCATGAATGCTTTGCATGATGTGTTATACACCGCGCTATAGTCGGATACCCCATCGATCAATTGTaaatcctcctcctcttttcCTCCTTTCTTGATCTTCATGTCATATTCAATTAGGACATCACAACTCATTCCGATGCCTCGCTTAGGACCAGTCATTTCTATGAGAGAACCCTACAAAAAGTATTTAGTTAgtgaaagtaaaaaaaaatctagggCTAACAACAACTTTAGTGAAAATGTGTAGACATATACATTATTACATTTTTATGTGAAATCTTATTATATTACCTTATTGCCTATAAGGCCTAATTGCATAGATATTTTACAGTTTCAAGACAGGGCTAGGTATTTAAGATATTTTATTGTTTAATGATATTTTTAGTATAAGGGGAAGGATACTCAgcacatgtcaaagatccaTTTATTACTACTCAAATTAATAAACCTAGCTATCAAATGGGTAAATTAAGTATActttattatatttttgtttagaATCTTAATcgttaattactccctccggccggaattacttgtcgaaatattacatgtatctagacgctttttaaacatagatacatccatatttgggcaaatttgagacaagtaatatagGTCAGAGGAAGTATTCTATAACAGCAATGCGGAATACTGATTTATAACATATTCGATGTGGaggcaaaaaaaatccttgaaGGAAAAGAACTGATGTTTACCAAgtaacatactccctccgatccatattacttgtcatagctttgtctagatacacatgtatctagacacgttTTGTTGTGTAGGTACATGTGTATCTAAATAAAGCTGAAACAAGTTatttggatcagagggagtattagttttctttattgtacttttttctcatttttgtgtgtttgtttTAGTTATACGGTTTGTGTTATAAAAGGTGTTTTCTTTATACAAATGATAAATACTTCGTCGCATTTTTGTttagatacgcatgtatctagacacgttTTAGTATGAAGATACATATGTATCCAGAAAAactgcgacaagtaatttgGATCGGATGAAGTACATATTTAATAGAAAAACTCTATCTAAAATAATATTAAGTTCGAAATACACATAAACGGTATTGTCTAGAACCAAAAATTAAGTTAGAAATAATTGCAGGTTGCTCACCTCATTTATCGTGATGGGGTCATCTCTGCTACGATTGAATATATAATTAAGTCCCGAATCACGAATATCACGAACCGCTAGATATCCATACAATTGGATTGGGCTAATACCACTCGAAATCTTAGCCAATTTTAATGAGAAAATTTGCATCATAGGATCTGCAAAATGAAAATCACACGTTTCTCGATTCGGTTGACAATCTGTTGGTTCGGCTAACATCATTGGCTCCAACTGGgctataaaagaaaaaaaaatagtattgAAACAATTACAGTTATAATTGTGATCATACTATGCAATAGAATTGGTATTAAATATTAAAGTTATACTATTGGATGAGAtaaaattaatactccctctgatccaaaGTAAGTATCGCGGTTTTGAAATAAGCCTAGTACAACTTTTTCATATTTGAAATGAAATATACACGAATTTCAGAGTGGGAAGTAAACTTACTCTCGGTACGGTCGGAAATACAGTAATCCACATGCCAACCGAAATTGACAGTGTATATCGAACCATCGCGGTGACAGCTATTAGGCAGATGACTGGCACGCGGTATGCCGTCCGCCGGACGGCCGTCGCCGTAGAGGGCGATGACCTTCTTAGCGGCCTGCTCTGCTTCCTGAAAGAAGCGAATAGCCTCCTCCCTACTCATGCCTGGTGGGATTGCGAAGGGCTCGTTGGGGCCGATCATGATGTACTCGTCCGTGGCGGCGctaggccgccgccgcccgtccggTCTGGCCCGCTTCCGCTCCccgttgctgctgctcgccATGCCGTAGAGAGATCCGGGCCGCCGATTCCGTGCGTTTATCACGGCTACGGGCTTCCTCTCTATACCTTTATATATTGCATCTGATTGTGATGGGGAATCGGATTCTTCCAATATGGTGAGAGAACAAAAGGGATGGCCGCTCTGCAAGGGAAGCAGGGGAGAGGAACCCTAGACGGCTGCGGCGAAGAACACATACGGGGGCATACTAGCAATTGCGGCCGTTAAGGGCCTGGGCCTTAATCGGATTAGACTAGCCCACAAAGGGCTGTCGATCCCTCGTCGCGGATCTGGGAGCGGGCGGTGAGGACGAGGGGCCGGATCCAGAGCGCCTGTTTGTTTCCGTCCATGTTTCTAAATCAAACTTTTTATATTTAGGGCGAATTGCGaggtgaaaccctagctcccgccgctgccacccTCCCTACCCTTGTCCTTCCTCACCGCTGCCTGAGGCAGGCGCCGGCAAACCCGGGGCTTGCcgacgacggtggcggcgaggagtTCGCCAGTCGTGCGTCTCCTACACTGCCAGCGAAGCTCGTTTTctgctcctcgtcgtcgaTGTGTGGAACGGCCAGATCCGCTGGCCTCTTCCTCGGATCCGGTGACTGTCGGACCAGATCCGTGGGAGGAAGCCTCCTCGACACCCATCCCGCCGTGCTCCGGTCTCTGACGACCGCCATGTTCGCCACTACTGGAGATTGAAGCCTGCGCCATCCGAAGCCCTGCCGTGCGCCCTTGCAGTGGGCATgccgcctccgcggcggcgctgtcACGTCCCCGTGTCCGCTGCGGGCTTCAAGGCCCAGACCCGCGGGGCCTTGGTATGGTGCGGGCTTCTGGCAACAGacgtcgcctcctcctccatggaCTCCGGTGACCACATCTCATGTTTTTGCTATCGCTCATCTTCCCCGGCCCCCAAGATTTGACCCACACATCCGCGGGCTTCTCGGCCCAAATCCGGCCCGCTGCCAACCGCCTCCGTCACCTTGAGACGATGCTGGTCGCCCGCCTTCAGgtccgtctccctcctccatgGCATCCGTCGTCCcaccctccccccccccccccctcaggTTTGCGCCGGCCACATCGCAAGCTCCTCCGGCCCCCGCCCAGCTGCTCCTAACCCCATGACCAGCTCCGGTGGTCTGATCCTCGGACAGTCAAGGGAGGAGCTCCACTGCCACCCGCCCTCTTCCACCTGCATCCGTCCATCCTCGTTCAACCGCCACCCATGCCCTCAGATCATACATGCCTTTGCCGTGCTACATGTTGATTTAGGAAATGCACCGTGCGCTCCTATTTTGTCCGGTCCCTCCCTTTGTCGGTCGTGGCTTTGCCATGACCTTTGGTAATCACTATCTGCAGATGACAGCTGTGATGGCGTCACCGCCTAACGGTTGGTGTCGTGGCTTGGACTCGAAAGTCTCTATACACCCTGTGATGCTATGCTCCAGGATCGATGGTTTGCAGTTGgcagccatggaggcggcATCCTCCTACCGGAGATAGCCATGACAGAGggggtgtgtgtgtgctgCTAACGGTCGATCTAAGATCCATCCACCTTCCGGTTAGCTCCTCCGGATCTCCGATAAACTTCTGCTTGGCTGCCTTTGTTGTCATCCTATAGTCGTCGTATGGGTCCTTCTTCTACACTCCTCCACTGTGTAAACCACCCCCATTGGGAGATATCTTTCACTCGTCACACACTTTGAGAACATGCTACCATCCTGTCGTCTTCTACTTCACTCGAAAAAGCCACCCTCCAGTGGAGGATTTGCGTGACACATCTATGCGTGCTCGACGAGCCTACGTCGTCTATTTCCCCAAGGATCGATGGCATCGGTGCGACTtcttgatgatgatgcttCGGTTTCCCTGGCTTAGTTTTCGTGCTCTGGTTATGCCCACCTCGCTCTCTGGTGCTGTCTGTGACAGTCCTCCTCCTATTGCTCGTGATACTCTGTTCGTTGATTATAGCACAACATAGGCTTCATAGCTTAGCATCTTTTGTGGATTCATTGGCGTTGTGTTGTAATCATGTGctggtttttttgttttcttatgttCTTGCTACGGCAAGGTGTATTGCCCCTCGTGCTTCCTTTTGGGaatatattcaggtggggaTCCCCCCTCCCCGTGAtctcgcaaaaaaaactttttatATTTCCATAAGCTTGGTGTTAAAATTTACaggtttgacttagaacaaagttaTCTATTTCCCTCTATGCAGATATCTCGTTGAAACCGGAGTAGTAAAAGACGTAGACATTGTAAATACGGGATTGATCGGGAGCTTTTTCTGATTTAGAATAAACGATATCTTCTAATTATTTGTCAAGTCTACAGCGAGTTGCCCTGCAATGGACGGCAAAACCAGTCCTGATTCAGCTAGACCGTGCGACGGCGCTGGCGATGGCAAGCTCTAAGAAGGAGGATCATTCCCCTCTCATGTTCTTAGTGGAAGAGATCAGGAAGTTGGTGCAAGAAGGAAGGGCGTTCAAGTTCGAAAATATAACTAGGTCTCAGAATTTTGCTAGTCATACTCTCGCCAATGTTGCTAGGAGTGATGCAAGAACAGCTGTTTGGCTGGGATCGGGTCCTGTCGAGTTGTTGGCCGTGTTAAACACGGAATGTAAATAAACTATTATGTGATTCAATAGAACGCTCTTTTttccagcaaaaaaaatctatagcGAGTTATTTGACAAAATACTTGGTCATTTTAGTCAGTTGGAACTCCCATCGCAGTTACAATCAGTGCCAATGGATTTTCAATCGTTCCTCTAACAagcatactccctctgttcacAAATAAGGGTACGTTTGGGTTTAAAATTTGTTCACAAAAGAGTGTACTCGTCTCTTTTTAAAACACTTTAGattaaaaaattgtttttctcattacacgaaaatcaaaccaaataaCATTTCTTCATGCACTCAGCTCATTGGAGGTGGAAGTATtaaagagaagagagatggTGGTTCGCATCTTGCCAATGCATTTTCTGCCTTAATGCTTAATTTTCTTGGAAAACCCAAACGTACACTCGTTCGCGGACAGTTTCATATCAAGAAGTAAAGCTGGTAATCACTATATGTAAAACTCTCGCAATGTTCACAACAAGCCTTCATTGCATGTGATCTATCCCAACCGTCACGACCACATGATTAATCATGAGAAAATAGACGTAGTACCACTGTCTGAAACCTAAGATTTCAAAGTACCACTCAAATAACAAGCCTTGCCAAAATACCAATACAACTCAGTTTTGCATTTCAAAATACCACTATGGAGTATGGACTAACAACCCTTAACATCCACAAACATGGACATATATACCCTTACCTCTTCAACATTCAGACTTATTTGCTTCTATTTCAGCAACACCATTTGGACACATTTCAGCAGACAATTTGGACATCAATATTTCAGCAGCACATAATACAGAAATTTCAGCAGCATTTCTCGTGGCCCGCGTGTCTAGCCTTCCCAAGCTGATAATATGCTTGGCTAttgaatactccctccgtcccatattaagtgactcaaatttggatgtatctatgcctaaaaagcttctagatacatgcaatagaaaatcagttaatatgggacggagggagtagtattctTGGGCTGTTTGAAATGGAATGGTGGTAACAAATGAAACTTTGTGTGGCTTAATTTCCTCAGATGGGCGTAGTCCTCGTGGAGAggaggaacgagaagagacgcCTGCTGCTTTCCAGCCGCGCGGCATGTATCGGAACATGGACGATCTGGGGTGCCTGCGAGCGGCAGTGGCGGACGAGGATTCGGGTGGGCAGTTGAGGTGGTTAGGGTGGAGCCGTGGAGGGACTGAGATTCTTGTTTCAGATCAGAGGAGGGTAATTTCGGGAAGTATTTTGGCAAGGGTTGTTATTTGCGCGGTATTTTGGATGTTAGATTTGATTCAGTGGCATCGTGTCAATTTTCTCATTAATCATTAAGATTCGAGTAAGTTTTTTTTGGAATCTcctgtaactttattcaaactcgAAAACCATTACAGGTACGGTGCTTCATAGACACAAGAAACTACAAAGTAACCCTTATGactaagaattacaatgaaatttCTCGAAAACATATTCTCCGTGGCATCAAACTTTGCAACACGAAATACTCTCCGGACTTCAACAAAAGTACTACAATTAGACTGGAACAATAATATCGCCACTCGTACCCTGCGCGAACTTGATTACCTTTAAAGGTTTCATAAAACCCCTTGAGTCGCCCATctaaaaagatgagaagccgtgagcgttgaacgtacttgggccgagGATGATCCCCTAGTGGTGCAGGTCATCGAACCACATGATCTTCATGAAAACGCCAAAGAAAGATTCCAAAGTCACAAAAGATCAGACCAACAACAGCATCATGACACACTGacaaaaactcatcaaatccGTATGAACAAATCTGCAAGACCATAAACTCAAAATCCACGTGATCGGACACATTGAATCCGCGGTGAGTAAAACTCTCTGGCCTCGTGGCACTGCCCAATAAAGCACCGTCGCAACGGAGGAAGAATCAGAGTACAGAAAGCTAGATTCGCCGGGAACAGGAATTGCCGGAGGAACTGGTCGTAGGGATGGAAGGAtcaggacggcggcggcactcGCCCCTGGAGGCCAGCAGTATCTCCTCGACGTGGTCGTGAGTCCCACGCAAGCGGCGCCCCTGACGGCACTCCCCTCGCTGCccaccgcgccgcctccctcgctGGTACGGCGCCTCCGCGCTGCCTCTCTCGTCGGAACAATAGACCTCGACCAAAACGCGAATTAGGGTTTGGGGTTAGCGTTACCGTTGCACGAAGACGAGCGGGTTGGTTTCGCTGGGGATATCTTGGGCTCTCAGCCCATTTAATCCCGGCCTGCCAAACGGCCTATTGAGCAAAACTCGGGATTTCGGGATGGGCGTGGGCCAGGAAAATATACTCTGGAAACGACAATGGCTATTGTATTTGCGCTCGAGCTCACCATGCTGTTTCTGTGTTTCACCCTTTGCGTCTGCCAATTGCCACGGTCTCGGCGTCTCGCTCTCGTCGCCGGCGAACATCCCGAGCCCGCTCTCCGACCACGACACGCACGACACGCCTTGTCGAGCCCTTGACGCACGCAGCCACACGCAAGCATGCACAAACGGTGACCGCGCCCAGGACGCGCGCACGTACGCGAACGCTCATCCATGCACAGCAACCGTGGAATTGATAAAAACTGTAAAATCTTGCAAGGAAGGCCAGTGGAATTGATAAACACTGTATATCCTATCATTATTCTCTTTTAAATGCAACTCGCAGAAATGCAGAATCGCCCGCGCAGAGCCTTATTTTCTAGTATAAACATAGCTAGAATCTCCCACCGGCTTTACCAGCAGTTGAGCATTGGGCCCTTGTTCTGCAGATTTGGCAGATGGCCTGCACCTGTTCCTGCTGCAGTATAATagtgtaaaaaaaagatagcaaTACTTAGTCACATAAACCACGGGTATACAAGAGTTTGAATTATATATGAATTGCAATTAGATAGACTTTTACAACAAAGTCGACCAAGTGACCTTCACACTGATAGACGCCTGATCAAACTTTATGTCTTGACTGACAGATCCATGCTTGATAGCTTTGAAGTTAGCGCAGCGTTCAATCTCCCCACATCCATGACAAACCTTGAACTTCAGCTCCATCAAAGTATCCAACGCAACAGCGACCACAGATCTTCTTAAGCCACATGGCTCGTCAACAACACCATGAAAGAGCTGGATCTCCTTTCCTATCCCACTCACAAAAGAACTGAGACATAAATCGAATCCCTCATTATACACTTCTGATACGACAACTTCTATCATGGCCTCCACCGCTCTACGAATAAGTGCCAATGTTATGTCAACCGAACCACCATCACCATCGATGCGATTCATGAATGCTTTGCATGATGTGTTATGCACCGCGCTATAGTCGGATACCCCATCGATCAATTATaaatcctcctcctcttttcCTCCTTTCTTGATCTTCATGTCATATTCAATTAGGACATCACAACTCATTCCGATGCCTCGCTTAGGACCAGTCATTTCTATGAGAGAACCCTGCAAAAAGTATTTAATTAGTAAAACTAAGAAATATATACGTTAACTGCAATTTTAGTGAAAATGTTGAGATATACAAATTTTATGTGAAATCTATATTACCTGATTATTACCTACAAAGTATAATTGCATAGATATTTTACAATTTAGAGGGTGAAAACTTTTATTCAGTGAAAACTTCCAATCTTAACCATTATAACTCAAATAAAAGGCTCAAGTGAAAGGGTGGAACTTCTAACCACTCATTTTATGAAAAACCCCACGAGGTGGGGTTCTCTACGGGGGTTTCTTAATCTTAAAATGCACTTAAGTAACTATAAGTTTcaacatttttcttaaaatGCACGATCTAATGGATATGATtgaaagttttcaagttttccctgaatagaggttttcacctgatacgtTCCCAGTTTGGAAATAGGGCTAGGTAATAACTAGATCCAAAATATAGTTTATTTATTATAGTTTCCttctcatttatttttttgttggattttGTTGCAAGGTTTATGCTGCAATCATTGCTTTCTTTATGTAAATAGCACATATTTAAGAGAAGACTAGCTTTGTGCCCGCGCTTTGCCACGGAGTcatcaaaaaaacaaaatttacaaCTGAAGAAAACATGATAGTCAACTTATGAACCAATGTAGGCATGATGATAGGTTTTGCTGAATTTGAACTCTGAACCCAAACTCATGAAGATTGAAGAGAAATGCAACAACAAAGACTATGTAAGGAAGCATTAAGGCATCCGCAATGGTAGAGTCGGCATTGACTCTCCACATCATCTAAAGTCGACGATAAAATAACATATGTAATAGGTTGTGTCTTTAGACTGCTATAAATAatttgttagcattaaatgCAGTGATGCACAATGGTAAATAGGTCGACTCTTAGCTGACTCTTATTCGATTCTTTCCTTAAGAGTCTAACTCTTCACGAAGAGTCAatcctcttctctctcatatttctctttcctccacataagcaaatttcaaataagagTCAGTTAAGAGCCGTCCTTTGCGGATGCCCTTATGAATTAAAGTTTTAACTCGTGGGTTTaggggcggagccagaaaAGACAACTATTGAGTTCACTACATTATAATCATAGGGTTCATAAGTAGTCTTGGGTTCAAATCCTATGCAATTTGGTCATTTTCATTGGGTGGGTTTGTACAATCTACTTATCAGGAGTGACAAGAGAAAGGTCAGGAAGAAGTGAATTGACGACCACCGACTCCAAACTTTATAAGTAAAAGAAGTAGGAAGAAAAAGTAGATCTAAAATATTATATAGAAAACAAATTTGGTATTCTCTACAACTAAAAATTGACTTTGAAATGATTAATAAAAGTTTGATTACCTCGTCTATTGTGATGGGGTCATCTCTGCTACGATTGAATACATAATTAAGTCCAGAGTCACGAATGTCACGAACTGCTAAATATCCATACAGTTGGATTGGACTAATGCCAATTGAAATCTTAGCCAATTTCAATGAGAAAATCTGCATCATATGATATGCAGCGTGAAAAATACACGTTTCTCGATTCGGCTGACAATCtgttggctctgataccatcatTGGCTCCAAACGGGCTACGAAAGAAAAATTAGTGTCGAAACGAGATAATTGTAATTACATTACAACAGTAGAATTTATATTAAGCATCAAATTGCTACTATCGGATCGGAGGAAATTAATACTAATAATAAAAATTCAGAGTGGAGAACAAACTTACTCTCGGTACGGTCGGAAATACAGTAATCCACATGCCAACCGAAATTGACAGTGTATATCGAACCATCGCGGTGACAGCTATTAGGCAGATGACTGGCACGCGGTATGCCGTCCGCCGGACGGCCGTCGCCGTAGAGGGCGATGACCTTCTTAGCGGCCTGCTCTGCTTCCTGAAAGAAGCGAATAGCCTCCTCCCTACTCATGCCTGGTGGGATTGCGAAGGGCTCGTTGGGGCCGATCATGATGTACTCGTCCGTGGCGGCGctaggccgccgccgcccgtccggTCAGGCCCGCTTCCGCTCCccgttgctgctgctcgccATAGACGTCTGTCACGGCTCTGGGCTTCCTCTCTAGATATCTTCTTTATATTGCAACTGATTCTCCGGCTCGGACAGGGAATCCGATTCTTTCGAGAAATCAGAGGGGAAAGGAAGATGCAGATAACAAAAGGGGACGGACGGCGGCTCTGGCAGAGAAACAGGGAAGAGCGAACCCTGGACAGGGGAGGCGAACAACACGTACAGGGGACATTAGCTGGCCATTGGGGGTTTTCCGGGCCGGCCGGAGCCCGGAGGCACCGAAACAAGGCGGTGGTGGTCCAAAGCACGAAACATGGCGCAAAATTTTCGGGACGGGCCAAACACGAGGCATGGGGTGGGCTGGGCTTTTTCTCATTCTCTGGCACGTGGGCCGGCACGAACACGACGGGAAGCATGATGGTCCGGGCCCGGCACAACACGGCCATGTCACGGCACGACCTGATCCGAAAAAGcacgaaagaaaagaaaaaaccaacCTGAATCTCGGGTGGAAGGAAACAAAGCAGCACGCAGAAGAATACACATGCGTTTTCCCAGTACTTGCACACATGTCGGGGCAATGGAATGGACACCCGGGCCGGCAGGCGGGGCAAAGGCAAGCCGCCAAGACAGCACGCCaacgggcggcgcgcgggtacGTTCCCGACCAGCAGATTCTCCAGGAGCCGCCCTGCCTGCAgctgctcctcttcttccttgtcCACTTGCCTGTTCCAATCATTGGGACTGCCGCGCCGGCGAACATCCCGAGCCCGCTCTCCGACCACGACACGCACGACACGCCTTGTCGAGCCCTTGACGCACGCAGCCACGCAAGCTTGCACTCACGGTGACCGCGCGCACGTGCGCGCGCTCATCCATGCACAACAACCGTCGAGTCCAAGCAGAAGTCTCCACCAGCAAGGATACAAACAGAATTGCACGCATATAACCTGATTCTAAACCAACCGTAAACTTTAAATTGGATTTtgagacagacagacagattTCTTAATCTAGCAAAACGGTTCGAGATAAAATCAGAATAATCCCCCCTGGGGATGCCGCTCGGTTTTGGTTTCAACTCCCCACCAGAGCCCGTGACACTACCGATGCGGTTGCAGAcgcagccttcttctccctcgcGCTTTCCCGGTTCCCTAAAACCACTGGGCACCCCCACAAGACGCTTTAGGTCCATCCATCACGCGCGCCGCATCCTTGTCCTGGTCCTGGTCCCGCCTTGCGCATCGATCGGCGCTGCTGCTAGGGGAAGAAGATGCGGAAGCTGAGGGAAGGAGGGGAGAAGGTGGGCGCGCAGGCgttggaggtg carries:
- the LOC100837604 gene encoding uncharacterized protein LOC100837604 isoform X1 produces the protein MASSSNGERKRARPDGRRRPSAATDEYIMIGPNEPFAIPPGMSREEAIRFFQEAEQAAKKVIALYGDGRPADGIPRASHLPNSCHRDGSIYTVNFGWHVDYCISDRTETQLEPMMLAEPTDCQPNRETCDFHFADPMMQIFSLKLAKISSGISPIQLYGYLAVRDIRDSGLNYIFNRSRDDPITINEGSLIEMTGPKRGIGMSCDVLIEYDMKIKKGGKEEEDLQLIDGVSDYSAVYNTSCKAFMNRIDGDGGSVDITLALIRRAVEAMIEVVVSEVYNEGFDLCLSSFVSGIGKEIQLFHGVVDEPCGLRRSVVAVALDTLMELKFKVCHGCGEIERCANFKAIKHGSVSQDIKFDQASISVKVTWSTLL
- the LOC100837604 gene encoding uncharacterized protein LOC100837604 isoform X2 — translated: MASSSNGERKRARPDGRRRPSAATDEYIMIGPNEPFAIPPGMSREEAIRFFQEAEQAAKKVIALYGDGRPADGIPRASHLPNSCHRDGSIYTVNFGWHVDYCISDRTENPMMQIFSLKLAKISSGISPIQLYGYLAVRDIRDSGLNYIFNRSRDDPITINEGSLIEMTGPKRGIGMSCDVLIEYDMKIKKGGKEEEDLQLIDGVSDYSAVYNTSCKAFMNRIDGDGGSVDITLALIRRAVEAMIEVVVSEVYNEGFDLCLSSFVSGIGKEIQLFHGVVDEPCGLRRSVVAVALDTLMELKFKVCHGCGEIERCANFKAIKHGSVSQDIKFDQASISVKVTWSTLL